From Calderihabitans maritimus:
TTACTCAAGATGGACATACTGGGTTTGCGCACCCTGACCGTCATCGGGGATACCCTCCGGCTGGTCGAAAAAACGCGAAAGATTTCCCTGGACATAGATCAGATACCTTTAGACGACGAGAAAACCTATAGCCTTTTAAGCCGGGGAGAAACCATAGGAGTATTCCAGTTGGAAAGTTCGGGAATGCGCAATATTCTTAGAAATCTCAAGCCGGAACGTTTTGAAGACATTATAGCTTTGGTGGCTCTCTACCGCCCCGGTCCTCTGGGAAGCGGTATGGTAGATGATTTTATTAACCGCAAGCATGGAAAAGTTCCCGTAGAATACCTTCATCCTCTGCTGAAACCTATTCTGGAAGAAACCTATGGCGTGATTTTGTATCAAGAACAGGTGATGAGGATCGCCAGCGAAATGGCTGGTTTTACTCTGGGACAGGCCGACCTGTTGCGGCGAGCCATGGGGAAAAAGAAACCGGAGGTGCTGGCCGCTCAAAGGGAAAACTTTTTACAGGGGGCCGAAAAACGGGGAGTTGACCGAAAGACCGCAGAAAAGATTTTTGAATTAATGGCTCACTTTGCCGGCTACGGGTTTAACAAGAGTCATAGTGCTGCCTATGCTTATATAGCTTACCAGACGGCTTATTTGAAGGCCAATTACCCGGTGGAATATATGGCTTCTCTTCTGACCAGCATTATGGAGAACTCCGACAAGGTACCCGTTTATATCGAAGAATGCCGGCGCATGGGTATTGAAATCCTGCCTCCGGACGTAAACGAAAGTCTGGTAGACTTTACGGTAGTGAATAACAAGATCCGTTTCGGCTTGGCCGCGGTGAAAAATGTTGGGAAAAATGCCATTCAGGCCATTATTTCTGCCCGAAATTCCGGCGGGCCTTTTAAAACGTTGACGGATTTCTGCCAGCGAGTTGACCTCCGGCAGGTCAACCGAAGAGTAATAGAGAGCCTTATTCGGTGTGGAGCTTTTAATTCTCTGGGGGTGAGGCGTTCTCAACTGCTTGCCATCCTGGAAAGGTGTCTGGAGACTGCGCAGCAAGTTCAACGGGACCGGAACAGTGGACAAATGTCTTTGATAGATTTGGTAGACGGGGAAGAAACGGAGACCTCACTGGAAACTATTCCGGACATTCCAGAATTTTCCCGCCGGGAAATTTTAGCTATGGAAAAAGAAATGCTGGGGTTTTACGTCAGCGGGCATCCTTTAGCGGAGTATCAGGAACAATTAAAAAGGTTTGCTACCCACAGTGTTGCCGATCTGGAAAGCTTATCTGACGAAACGGCGGTAAAAATTGGCGGGATACTGACCGGAGTGAGAAAAACGGTGACCCGGAAGGGAGAAGTGATGGCCTACCTCCAATTGGAGGATACCACCGGTAGGGTAGAGGTGTTGATTTTTCCCCGCGTTTACAGCCGTTTCAGCCGAATTTTGCAGGAAGATACTATAGTAGTCGTGGAGGGAAAAGTCAGCAAACGAGATGAAGAATTGAAAGTTTTTGGCGAGCTGGTAAAGACTTTGCCTTCTTCCCCCAATCCACCTAAAATATATATTCGCCTGGAACAGGCAGAAGCAGTACATATAGAGAAATTGAAAAAGGTCCTCATGCAGTACCGGGGAAACAGTCCTGTGTACCTGTATTTTCCCCGCCAGAACAAATGCATTTTAATCAACAACCGCTATTGGGTGGACCCCCATCCCAAACTGGAGCAGGAAGTGGAGCAAATTTTGGGAAAGGGGAATTTGAAAATTGTTCAACCCGGCGGTTAAGGGCAGTAAATTAGAGCTGACAGCATGAAGTTAACTGGTCAATGACCAGTTCTTTTTTTATATGGATAAAATTGTACTAGTTGGGCAAAATACCATGGGAATGAAAACTTGTTAGAGGAAGGTGGAAGGAGATGAGAAAACATACCAGGCTCTTAATTTTTGTGGTTGTCTTAGTCGCAGTAGCGGTACTGCTGACGGGGTGTCCACCTCGAGGGGAAGAGCCGTCTCCTCAACAAAAGCAGGAAGCCAAGCAGGAAGCTGAAAAACCAGGAGAGGAAAAATCCCCCGAACCAAATGCCGCGCAAATGATGGAAGACCAGGCCCCTAACGGGTGTGTGAGCTGTCACCGCAAGAAAGACGACAAAGATTACCGGTTGAGTGCTGAGGTCAAGAATATCGAGGGCCATCCGCAGGTAAAAGAAGATGCCACCCTCAAGGACTGCATTCAGTGCCACGGGCATGAAAGTGAACGGCCCTTCCGCACTATCCTCCACCGGATACATTTGGTGGAAGGGGAACACTATCTGGAGAAATACGATAAAAACTGTATTAACTGCCACCGGGTATCAGAAGAAGGTGAGGTTACCGTCAAAGGACTGGAAGAACAATAACCTTAAAGGGCACCTGTTATGCGTGGTGCTCTTTTTCTTTCATAAATTAAAGGGGAAGGGCAGGAAATAATTGCTGCTATATATAATATGGTATACGTAATGTAGTCAAACACGGATTTAACTATTGGGGCAAGGAGGACAGAGACATTGAGAATCGCTGTGTATCCTGGAACATTTGATCCCGTTACTAACGGCCATTTGGATATTATCCAGAGAGCCAGTAAATTGTTTGACCGAGTCATTATAGCGGTTGCTTATGACAATTACAAAAACAACCTGTTTTCCCATGCGGAGAGAATTGAACTGTTAAAAAAAGTTACCCAAAACTACCCGAATGTTGAAGTCGAAGGATTCAAAGGTCTGTTGGCCAATTTTGTTAAGAAGAAGGGAGCAAATATAATTATTCGGGGTCTGCGGGCCATTTCTGATTTTGAGTACGAATTTCAGCTTTCCATGATGAACAAAAAATTGGCGGAGGAAGTGGAAACCTTATTCTTAATGACCGCGGGCGAATATTCTTTTCTCAGTTCCAGCATCATTAAACAGGTGGCTTCCCTGGGAGGCTGTATAAAGGGACTGGTGCCTCCGGAGGTGGCGGAGGCGCTGTACGATAAATACGGTATCCAAAGGGACGGAGACTGTTAATGCAGGCTGCAGGCCTGCTTATTTTATTTATCACAAAATGGAACAGTTTGTTGATAGATTAAAATTATTTCGGGCAGAATAAGAAGCGAACTGTAAAGTAGAACGGTGGAAGTGACAGCGGTGCTGGTATTACTAAAAGACATAGTTAAAGCGTACAACGAGATAGATATAGCTTTAAAAGGCGTTTCGCTGGAAGTGGCTAAAGGAGAATTTGTGGCCATTATGGGTCCCTCCGGGTCCGGTAAATCCACTTTGATGCATATTATCGGCTGTCTGGACCGACCTACGTCCGGTAGTTATCTGCTGGAAGGTCAAGACATAGCCAAGTTAGACGACAATCAGTTGGCATATATCCGCAGCCGAAAAATAGGTTTTGTATTTCAAAACTTCCAGTTGCTTTCCCGGGCTACTGCTGTAGAAAATGTGGAATTGCCGATGATATACCTGGGTCTTTCTCCCCGCCAAAGGAAGGACAGGGCCAAAGAATTATTGCATTCAGTGGGATTAGGCCACCGGCTGTATCATTATCCCCACCAATTATCCGGAGGGGAGAAACAGCGAGTGGCCATTGCCCGGGCCCTCGTTAACGACCCGGCCCTCATTTTGGCGGACGAGCCTACCGGCAATCTTGATACCCGGTCGGGAAACGAAGTGTTGGAGATTTTCCAAAAGCTCCACCAGCAAGGAACCACTATTGTCCTGGTAACTCATGACCGGGAGGTTGCCAGCCGGGCGGAAAGGACGGTTCTGATACGAGACGGGGAAATTATAGCCAACCACCTGACCCCCGATCAAGCGTCCCAGTATTTAATTTTTCCAACGGATTTGAAAGAGAGAAGGGAAGTGCAGCATGAGCTTAATTGATGGCATCAAGCTGGCTCTGAAAGGACTGGCGGCTAACAAGTTGCGGGCTTTTCTTACTGCGCTCGGAGTTATCATTGGAGTAGCTTCGGTGGTGACCCTCATTTCTATTGGAGAGGGAGTCCGGAGCTACATATCGAATCAGATTCAGGCGTTGGGTTCCAATCTTATCATTGTGACGCCCCATAAAGCAGGAGGCCTAACCGCTGCTTCTCTGGGAGGTACGGTGAGCAAGTTGACTTTTGAAGATGCTCAAGCTATAGAAAGTCAGGCCCCGGCGGTTAAAGGCGTTGCTCCTATCATTGAGGTAGGCAGTCGCATTCAATTTGATAAAGCAAAAAAGGAAACTTTAGTAAATGGAACTTCACCCGCTTATCCTCAAGTCCGGAATTCACCGGTGGAAGCGGGAAGATTTATCAGTGATCAGGATACTAAACTTAGAAAACAGGTAGTAGTTTTAGGTCACACAACTTTTAAACGCCTTTTTAAAGGAACCAAGGAAGAAGCGATAGGGAAAAAAGTAAAAATAAACGGGCGGGAGTACGAAGTCATTGGTGTTATGGCTCGTAAAGGAAACACTCTGACCATTAACAACGATGACCGGGTCTTTATCCCTATAACTACGGCAGAAAAACACTATGATACCAGTCAGGTAGGTTTAATGTTTATATCTGCCCGGTCGCCGGGGCAGGTGGAGAAAGCAGAAGAACAGGTTAAAAAAATTTTGCTTAAAAGACATAAAGGAGAAGATTTCATGGTTACGGAACAAAGGGCCATTTTAAATGCCTTCCGGGGAATTACTAACACCTTAACTGCCATGCTAGGAGGAATTGCCAGTGTATCCCTGATAGTGGGGGGAATCGGTATAATGAATATTATGTTGGTCTCGGTTATGGAAAGGATCGGAGAGATAGGTTTGCGCAAAGCTCTGGGGGCCAGAAGAAGGGATATTCTACTCCAATTTTTGCTGGAAGCGATAGCCCTGAGTGTAGGGGGAGGGGTAATTGGAGTTTTTCTAGGTATTGTTGCTTCCTATCTGATAACGCAATATATACCTTACCTTACGACCGTTATCCCCCCTTGGTCGTTGGTGGTAGCTTTTCTCTTTGCTGTGCTGGTGGGAATTTTCTTTGGGTACTATCCGGCGAGAAAAGCTGCCTTGCTCGATCCGTTGGAAGCACTGCGTTATGAATAGCGCGAAGTTTCTTGAAAAGCCTTGAAACTTGTGATATGATAACCTTGGTTTTAATGACATTTTTGAGACAGAGGTGAGGGGTGAATGGATAACCCACATGAAGTTTTAGGAGAATATGTGGTAGTCAAAGCGTTGGAAAACGGGGTGACTTTAATCGGCTTGACGAGAGGAAAAGATACCAAGTTTCACCACACTGAGAAACTGGATAAAGGGGAAGTAATGATTGCTCAGTTTACGGAGCATACTTCAGCTATAAAAATTCGCGGCAAGGCGAAAATTTACACCAAACACGGTGTTGTGGAAGCCGGTGAGTAAATAGTACTATCCAGGTTAAAGTCCTGGATTTAATTGTATTGTGGGTCAGAACAGGAGGTAGACTAAAAGGAGGGCCCGCGTATGTGGACAGTAGTCTATATTGCTCCCAACCGGCGAGTGGCAGAAAAGGTTAAAGAAGTATTAACCCGGGAAGGACTTCTGGTCAACCTGCGTCCAGTCGGTTCGGCGCAGGTCAAAGGTGGTTCAGTGGAAGTTTTGGTTCCAGAATCCGAAGTTGAAGAGGCCCATGAAATAATTAGTGAACTGGTCAAACTTTAAGGGGAGGATAAAATTGGTTAGAAGAATTGGGGTTTTAACCAGCGGCGGAGACGCACCAGGAATGAATGCTGCTATTAGAGCGGTGGTCAGGAAGGCAATATATCACGGGTTGGAGGTTATAGGTATCCGCCGGGGCTACGCAGGACTTATTCAAGGTGAATTCCGGGAAATGCATGTGGGTTCGGTAGCCGACATTATCCACCGGGGCGGTACCATACTGCTGACGGCCCGCAGTGAGAGATTTAAGACCGAGGAAGGCAGGAAGGAAGCGTTACAAAAGATTCAAGAAGCAGGGCTAGACGGCCTAGTCGTAATCGGGGGGGATGGCTCTTTTCGAGGAGCTGCACACCTTGCCCGATTGGGGGTTCCCACTATCGGAGTACCCGCCACTATTGATAACGACATTCCCTGTACTGATTACACCATTGGTTTTGATACGGCAGTTAACACGGCAGTTGATGCCATTAACAAGGCCAGGGACACAGCCACGTCTCATGAGCGAATAATTATTGTGGAGGTAATGGGCAGGCAATCCGGATTTATAGCCCTGAATGCCGGTCTTGCGGGCGGAGCCGAATCTATTCTAATTCCCGAAATAGATTATGACCTGGATATGGTAGTTGAAAAGATAGAGCGAGGTCGTAAACGAGGCAAGCTTCACAGTATTATCGTGGTGGCCGAAGGAGTGGGCAGCGCTATAGATATTAGTAAGGAAATAGAGAAGAAGGGCGGCTTTGAAACGCGGGTAATAATTTTAGGACATATACAACGGGGCGGTACTCCGACGGCGTTTGACCGGATGCTGGCCAGCTACACGGGGGCTCGTGCGGTGGAGTTGCTTTTGGAGGGGAAGAGTGGTCAAATGGTAGGCTTTGAGAACAACCGCGTGGTCAATTACCCGTTGGAAGAGGTCCTGCAGAGAACCAAAACGGTAGATCGCGAAGCTTATGAATTAGCGGGAGTCCTGTCGATTTAGAACGAAGGAGGAAAGTGACGTGCGCCGTACCAAAATTGTCTGTACTATTGGTCCTTCTTGCGAACAGGAAGATATTTTAAAAGAGATGATCATAAGCGGCATGAATGTTGCCCGCTTAAATTTTTCCCATGGCACCCACGAAGAGCACCGGAAGCGAATTCAGGCCGTCCGCCGGGCGGCGCAGGAATTAGGAGAATACGTTGCTATCTTAGTGGATACTAAAGGGCCGGAAATTCGCATCGGCAATATTAAGGGAGGTTCTGCGGTCCTTAAGGAAGGACAGGAACTTGTTCTTACGGTGGAGAAAACGGAAGGCGATTCCCGGAAGATTTCAGTCAACTATCGCGGGTTACCCCAGGATGTAAAAGAGGGAGACACTATTCTCCTGGATGACGGTTTAATAGGATTAGAAGTAAGGGAAGTACGGGAAAAGGAAATTGTTTGCCTGGTCATTAACGGCGGGGAAATAAGTAGCCGTAAGGGGGTTAACGTACCCGGAGTAGAAGTCAGGCTGCCGTCAATTACGGAGAAGGACATAGCAGATATTCATTTTGCCATAGAGGAGAAAGTAGACTTTATTGCAGCTTCTTTTGTGCGAAGGGCTCAGGATATTCTGGAAATTCGCAGGATTTTGGAGGAACATAACGCGGATATATCCATCATTGCCAAAATTGAAAACCGAGCAGGAGTAAATAATTTCGAAGAGATATTAAGGGTGGCCGACGGCATTATGGTGGCTAGGGGGGACCTGGGAGTAGAGATTCCGTCCGAAGAGGTCCCCTTGCTGCAGAAGCAAATAATAGAAAAGTGTAATAAGGAAGGTAAAGCAGTCATTACCGCCACCCAGATGTTAGAATCCATGATTCGAAACCCCAGGCCTACCAGGGCTGAGGCCAGCGATGTGGCCAATGCCATTCTGGATGGAACCGATGCCATTATGCTGTCGGGTGAAACGGCGGTCGGTAAATACCCGGTAGAAACGGTACGTACCATGTCCCGGATTGCCCTCCGGGCAGAAGAAGCCATCCATTATCAAGAAATCCTGGGTAAAAGGCAGATTGTTCCCCAAAAGACGGTTACGGATGCTATCAGTCACGCTACCTGTGATATCGCCCTGGACCTGGAAGCAGCAGCCATTATTACGCCCACGGCATCAGGGTCAACGGCCCGAATGGTTTCCAAATACCGTCCCAAAGCTCCTATCATTGCCACCAGCCCCAATGAGCAGGTTCTCAGAAAGCTCTGTCTGGTCTGGGGAGTTTATCCGCTGAAAGTATCCGAGATAACCGACACGGACCAAATGATTTCCAGTGCGGTGGCTGCGGCCCTGGAAAAAGGGATAATCCGCAGCGGTGACCTGGTGGTAATCACGGCGGGCGTACCTGCCGGTGTTCCCGGCACTACCAATTTACTCAAAGTTCATATTGTGGGAGAAGTAATTGCTAAAGGGATAGGTATTGGTAATCAGGTGGCGGTCGGAAGAGTACGTCTGGTCAAGAATGCGGCGGAAGCTTTACGCAAGGTGCAGGAAGGAGACATTTTAGTCACCTACAGTACCGATAGAGATTTTGTGCCGGCCATGGAGAGGGCGGCGGCGGTTATTACCGGAGAAGGGGGACTTACATCGCACGCGGCGATTGTTGGAATCAGCCTGCAGATCCCGGTGGTGGTTGGGATAGAAGATATAATGGAAAAATTAGAAGATGGAAGCATCATAACGGTGGATGCCCCCCGAGGGCTGATTTACCGCGGTGTTACCAAAGTCTTGTGATTCTCCTCGCTGCCGGCGAGGTTTTTTTGTAATCGTATGTATCTTGTATTCATGAGCAAAAGGGAAGGAATATAAAACTAAGGTGTAGAATGGCTAAGATTTGTGGCACATATAATCTCATAAACAAGCAACAAAGGAGGTGCCGGCCATGGCAACCACTACCAGAAGGATAAGGATTACCGACACCACCCTGCGGGATGCTCACCAATCCCTGCTGGCCACCCGCATGAAGACGGAGCATATGCTGCCTATAGCAGAAAAAATAGATGCAGTAGGTTTTCATTCCCTGGAGGTATGGGGAGGAGCCACTTTTGACAGCTGTATGCGGTTTTTAAATGAAGATCCCTGGGAAAGATTGCGGCAGTTGAGAAAAGCTTTCCGGAATACCAAGCTGCAGATGCTGTTGAGAGGCCAGAACTTGGTGGGATATAAACATTATGCGGACGATGTGGTAGAAGAATTTGTCAAGAAAGCCCACGCTAACGGGATAGATATTTTCCGTATTTTTGATGCTCTGAACGATGTACGCAACATGCGCAAAGCTATGGAAGTGGCCAAACAGGTAGGTGCTCACGTACAGGCTACCGTTTCTTATACTATAAGCCCGGTGCATAATGTGGAACACTATGTGGCTCTGGCCAAGCAGTTGGAGGAAATGGGGGCGGATTCCCTTTGTATCAAGGATATGGCCGGAATTCTTTCTCCTACCGGCGCCTTTGAGCTTATTACTGCCCTTAAGCAGAATATAAACATTCCCATCCAGCTGCACTGCCATTATACCAGCGGTATGGCCTCCATGACTTACCTGAAGGCAATAGAAGCTGGAGTAGATGTAATTGACACCGCCATATCATCTCTGGCCATGGGAACTTCTCAACCGGCTACGGAATCGATGGTGGCGGCATTACAGGGCACTCCTTACGATACCGGCCTGGACTTGCAACTCCTGTCGGAAATAGCCGAGTACTTCAAAGAGGTGCGAAAGGAATATAAGGAATTTGACGTGGCGGCCAATACAGTGGATGCCAACGTTCTGGTCTATCAGATTCCGGGAGGCATGATTTCTAACTTTATTTCCCAACTGGCCCAGCAGAATGCTCTGGACAAACTACCCGAGGTGCTGGCGGAAGTTCCCCGGGTCAGGGAGGACTTCGGTTACCCGCCTTTGGTTACCCCTTCCAGCCAGATAGTAGGGACGCAGGCTGTCTTGAATGTTATCATGGGCGAACGGTATAAGATGGTCACCAACGAATCGAAGGCATATATGAAGGGTCTTTACGGGCAACCCCCCGGTCCGGTAAATGAGGAGATCCGGCGGAAGATCATCGGGGACGAAGAACCTATTACCTGTCGCCCGGCAGATCTCTTGGAGCCCCAGTTGGAAGAAGCCAAAAAAGGGGTAGCGCCTTACATGGAAAAAGAAGAAGACATCCTGTCATACGCTCTGTTTCCCCAGGTTGCCAGCCGCTTCTTAGAGGAAAGGATGGCGGCTAAAACAAGAGTAGACTTTACCATATCCCAAGAAGGACCGAAGAACGGAACTCCGCCTTATCATCCCATCTAAAAATCGCGGGGAGCTTGAGAAGTGGCAGAGGTGAGTCCATGCTGGAATTACTGGAACAGCTCAACCCCCAATTTGAGCGCGTTTTCAGGGAAAGAGTGGCGATGACCGAACTAACCCGGCTTTCTTTACAGGCGTCGGATAAAGAGGCATTGGTGGTCACTAACAAGGCTGTCTACCATCTTAAAAAAAAGTTCCTGGGATTTGGATGCCTGCGGGCTCCCCTGGAGGGATTACAGGAAGTATCGAGGGTAGACAATTATTTGCAGATAGTACAAAAACAAGGGCCGGAGTTAAGAGTGTTTTTCAGCCCTTCCAAACAGGAGTTACTGCCCCGGCTAATCAAGCATTTAAAGGCCCTGATAAATTGACCGACACGAAAAAACAAGCCCTGCTCAGCAGGGTTTGTTTTTTTCTAATTGCAGCCTCATATTTCTGTTAAGCCGGTTATAAACATTTACGGGAAGGCCTGATTTTTACTGGGAATATATGGTTAGAAAGGGGGAATAATAGGCACGGAAGGGAGGTATTTGTTTTTGAAAAGAGTACTGGTTTTGCTGGTTGCGTTCACCGGCTTTGCTGTAGGGCTGGCGGTGCCGGCTGTTGCCGAGCAGCCTAAATACTACAGCATGGAAGATTACTTTTATACACCTACCACCGTCCCGCAGGAAAACCAGAATGGTTATTATCTGGAGAATTTAGATCCCAATCTCAAATTCAATCCCGACGCGGTTACCTATTATCCCTTTGAAATCTATCTTCCAAATGAAAAATTCCCGGCTTCCTACCGCATTCATTCCAACTACGGCAACGAAACCGACGCCTGTTCTTCCTGCCATTCCATTCACTCGGCGGTCGGCCCTTCCCTGCTTCAATGGTATACCGTTTATGAAACTTGCATGGCCTGTCATGACGGTACGGTCAGCACCACTTATGATGTGGTACGGGGTGAAATAAGAAACGGTGAGGATGCGCTACCGGCTTATGGAGGTGCCTTCGGGGGATACGGGGGGAAGAGTGAAAAGTCCTGGTCCAATCACAACGTTACCGGAGCCATAACGGTGGCCGCCGCCCCCGGTGGATCAAAGCAAAAGGAAGTTACCGGGTTAACGCGCCTGGGAAAAGAACTTTACCGCTGGGATCAAGAGTTCAGCTGCCAGTCGTGCCACAGTCCTCATGGGCAGGGTGGAAATGCCAGGGTGCTGCACCCAGACCCTAATTTTGTGCAGACGGTGAACCACAAGAAGGAATTGATGAAACTGCAGCTGGAGGAGGGAGTATTTGTTGCTAAGGAAGGCGGAGACAAGTTGCTGATGATTATTGGTTATCCTTATAAAGTTAAGGTATACAAAGGGTACAGCCCCGAAAGCGCGACCGAAATTAAAGACTTTAACTTGAGCAATCAGAAGGGATATAGCGAAATTACTGTTCCGGACGGTTTGCTGGCCCCGGGAGAGAATTTATATGCCAGCTTTGTCCCCGCTTTACGGGTAGAGATGGAAATAGATAATTATCTGACCACTGATGAAGTGGTTATCCACAAAAAAGGAATCAACGATTTTTGCGGGGCCTGTCATACCGATTACAATACCGAAGGGGAAGAACATCCCGGCTCCCTCTCTCCCAACGGTGTTTACTCAAAAGCCTACCGCCACGCAGTGGGAATTCCTTATGATTATAACGGGAGCAATCCGGAAGGCATTGGAAACGGATATTCCCGTTCCGAGTGGATGAAGCTGGAGGAGGGGAAGATTACCTGCCTGACCTGTCATCTGGCCCACGGTACCAACGAGGACTACTGGGAAAGAACTATAGGGGATGAGAAATACATGGGAGACGTTCTTTGGGCCGGCACGGGGAGCTTTGTAGGCGCTGAAATAGAAGAACTGGCTGGTTCCTCGGCCTTGAAGCGTTTACCCAATATGGGAGTATGCGAAGCCTGCCATGAAAAGGGGCTGGCTAATGAAGGTTACCTGGTTAATTCTGGACTGAAAAAACCAGCCCAAACCGCTCTGGTTCAAAGCAGTATTTTTCAACCAGGCGGAGGATACGTTAAAGATAACGATGACAACCACGAATGTTACAGCTGTCACCAGGAATACACTACTTATCAAGAAACCGTCCACTGGAAAGAACAGCAATACCGGTGCGAGCAGTGCCACGGACCGGGAGGAAACCACGTTAAATTGCCCGCCGATTCCAATATTCTAAACCCTGCCGTCGATTATTCCGTATCCCAGCAGACCGACTTGGTTTGCGGCAACTGCCACCAAGAGGGACTTCTTAGTGACTTCCACTCTAGCAAACACTACCTTTCTCAGATTGTTTCTTGCCCTACCTGCCATAATTCCCACGGTTTAAACAAAGAAGGCGAGGAATTGAAACACCCAAAGGGGATGCTTTGTGCCGCCTGTCATGGTGAGGTGATGAAATATACCGACCACAGTTTTCCCCCTGAATAAAAAAAGCACCTCACGGGGTGCCTGATTTTTTAACCGCTTTTAGCCAGGGGACGGCTCGGACGATAACGCTCGATAACAATTTGACCGTGGCTTATATAAGCAATTTCCGGGTAAGACCGGCGGCGTAACTCTTGCTCCGGAGCGCGGGCAATTTTGTTGGCGATGCGGAGCTGGGTCGGCTGCAGGTTATAGGCCATAATGGTAGCCTCTTCGAAACCGCCCAGCCCGGCATGGGCGATACCCCTAAGGCTACCCATGACTACGATGTGGCCGGAAGCAATTATTTCAGCACCTGGGTTGACGTCACCCAGGATAACTACATTTCCGTCGAACTGGACTTTTTGTCCCGACCTGACGCTGTGTTCCACCAGCATGGTT
This genomic window contains:
- the dnaE gene encoding DNA polymerase III subunit alpha translates to DYELKIIRQMGYSGYFLIVWDLVNFARQKRIPVGPGRGSAAGSLVAYVLGITNINPLQYDLLFERFLNPERVTMPDIDIDFCFERRGEIIEYVSRKYGSDRVAQIITFGTMAAKAAIRDVGRVMNFSYQEADRIAKLVPNELGVTIDRALQLSPELKELYERDERIKQLLDTARALEGMPRHASTHAAGIVIAKEPLTCYLPLQKTSEGMVTTQFPMQTVEEIGLLKMDILGLRTLTVIGDTLRLVEKTRKISLDIDQIPLDDEKTYSLLSRGETIGVFQLESSGMRNILRNLKPERFEDIIALVALYRPGPLGSGMVDDFINRKHGKVPVEYLHPLLKPILEETYGVILYQEQVMRIASEMAGFTLGQADLLRRAMGKKKPEVLAAQRENFLQGAEKRGVDRKTAEKIFELMAHFAGYGFNKSHSAAYAYIAYQTAYLKANYPVEYMASLLTSIMENSDKVPVYIEECRRMGIEILPPDVNESLVDFTVVNNKIRFGLAAVKNVGKNAIQAIISARNSGGPFKTLTDFCQRVDLRQVNRRVIESLIRCGAFNSLGVRRSQLLAILERCLETAQQVQRDRNSGQMSLIDLVDGEETETSLETIPDIPEFSRREILAMEKEMLGFYVSGHPLAEYQEQLKRFATHSVADLESLSDETAVKIGGILTGVRKTVTRKGEVMAYLQLEDTTGRVEVLIFPRVYSRFSRILQEDTIVVVEGKVSKRDEELKVFGELVKTLPSSPNPPKIYIRLEQAEAVHIEKLKKVLMQYRGNSPVYLYFPRQNKCILINNRYWVDPHPKLEQEVEQILGKGNLKIVQPGG
- the coaD gene encoding pantetheine-phosphate adenylyltransferase — protein: MRIAVYPGTFDPVTNGHLDIIQRASKLFDRVIIAVAYDNYKNNLFSHAERIELLKKVTQNYPNVEVEGFKGLLANFVKKKGANIIIRGLRAISDFEYEFQLSMMNKKLAEEVETLFLMTAGEYSFLSSSIIKQVASLGGCIKGLVPPEVAEALYDKYGIQRDGDC
- a CDS encoding ABC transporter ATP-binding protein — its product is MVLLKDIVKAYNEIDIALKGVSLEVAKGEFVAIMGPSGSGKSTLMHIIGCLDRPTSGSYLLEGQDIAKLDDNQLAYIRSRKIGFVFQNFQLLSRATAVENVELPMIYLGLSPRQRKDRAKELLHSVGLGHRLYHYPHQLSGGEKQRVAIARALVNDPALILADEPTGNLDTRSGNEVLEIFQKLHQQGTTIVLVTHDREVASRAERTVLIRDGEIIANHLTPDQASQYLIFPTDLKERREVQHELN
- a CDS encoding ABC transporter permease translates to MSLIDGIKLALKGLAANKLRAFLTALGVIIGVASVVTLISIGEGVRSYISNQIQALGSNLIIVTPHKAGGLTAASLGGTVSKLTFEDAQAIESQAPAVKGVAPIIEVGSRIQFDKAKKETLVNGTSPAYPQVRNSPVEAGRFISDQDTKLRKQVVVLGHTTFKRLFKGTKEEAIGKKVKINGREYEVIGVMARKGNTLTINNDDRVFIPITTAEKHYDTSQVGLMFISARSPGQVEKAEEQVKKILLKRHKGEDFMVTEQRAILNAFRGITNTLTAMLGGIASVSLIVGGIGIMNIMLVSVMERIGEIGLRKALGARRRDILLQFLLEAIALSVGGGVIGVFLGIVASYLITQYIPYLTTVIPPWSLVVAFLFAVLVGIFFGYYPARKAALLDPLEALRYE
- the mtrB gene encoding trp RNA-binding attenuation protein MtrB, producing the protein MDNPHEVLGEYVVVKALENGVTLIGLTRGKDTKFHHTEKLDKGEVMIAQFTEHTSAIKIRGKAKIYTKHGVVEAGE
- a CDS encoding glutamate decarboxylase — its product is MWTVVYIAPNRRVAEKVKEVLTREGLLVNLRPVGSAQVKGGSVEVLVPESEVEEAHEIISELVKL
- the pfkA gene encoding 6-phosphofructokinase; protein product: MNAAIRAVVRKAIYHGLEVIGIRRGYAGLIQGEFREMHVGSVADIIHRGGTILLTARSERFKTEEGRKEALQKIQEAGLDGLVVIGGDGSFRGAAHLARLGVPTIGVPATIDNDIPCTDYTIGFDTAVNTAVDAINKARDTATSHERIIIVEVMGRQSGFIALNAGLAGGAESILIPEIDYDLDMVVEKIERGRKRGKLHSIIVVAEGVGSAIDISKEIEKKGGFETRVIILGHIQRGGTPTAFDRMLASYTGARAVELLLEGKSGQMVGFENNRVVNYPLEEVLQRTKTVDREAYELAGVLSI
- the pyk gene encoding pyruvate kinase, which codes for MRRTKIVCTIGPSCEQEDILKEMIISGMNVARLNFSHGTHEEHRKRIQAVRRAAQELGEYVAILVDTKGPEIRIGNIKGGSAVLKEGQELVLTVEKTEGDSRKISVNYRGLPQDVKEGDTILLDDGLIGLEVREVREKEIVCLVINGGEISSRKGVNVPGVEVRLPSITEKDIADIHFAIEEKVDFIAASFVRRAQDILEIRRILEEHNADISIIAKIENRAGVNNFEEILRVADGIMVARGDLGVEIPSEEVPLLQKQIIEKCNKEGKAVITATQMLESMIRNPRPTRAEASDVANAILDGTDAIMLSGETAVGKYPVETVRTMSRIALRAEEAIHYQEILGKRQIVPQKTVTDAISHATCDIALDLEAAAIITPTASGSTARMVSKYRPKAPIIATSPNEQVLRKLCLVWGVYPLKVSEITDTDQMISSAVAAALEKGIIRSGDLVVITAGVPAGVPGTTNLLKVHIVGEVIAKGIGIGNQVAVGRVRLVKNAAEALRKVQEGDILVTYSTDRDFVPAMERAAAVITGEGGLTSHAAIVGISLQIPVVVGIEDIMEKLEDGSIITVDAPRGLIYRGVTKVL